A part of Cannabis sativa cultivar Pink pepper isolate KNU-18-1 chromosome 6, ASM2916894v1, whole genome shotgun sequence genomic DNA contains:
- the LOC115725008 gene encoding serine--tRNA ligase, chloroplastic/mitochondrial isoform X1 has protein sequence MGFQCCLGGTTLNALKFAAIPSSSSSSRLVFRSLSKTFFLYPHYSPQRPSFSLPIRAFSTSTVQATKATQNPTDEKVVKPQWKAAIDFKWIRDNKDVVAVNIRNRNSNANLELVLHLYDKMLTLQKEVERLRGERNVVANKMKGKLEPSERQKLIEQGKNLKEELLSLEEDLLKLTDELQQEAQCIPNLTHPDVPIGGEDCATIRKMVGSPREFSFPVKDHQQLGKDLDLLDFDAASVVSGSKFYYLKNEAVMLEMALINWTLSQVMKSGFTPLTTPELVRSSVVEKCGFQPRGTNTQVYSIEGSDQCLIGTAEIPVGGIHMDSIISESLLPLKYVAFSHCFRTEAGAAGAATRGLYRVHQFSKAEMFIICRPDESEKYLEELIRIEEDMFSSLGLHYKILDMASGDLGAPAYRKYDIEAWMPGLERFGEISSASNCTDYQSRRLGIRYRPSEPSAGNTPKKGKSNLAPPQFVHTLNATACAVPRMLVCLLENYQQEDGSVIIPPPLRPFMGGLELITPKSR, from the exons ATGGGTTTCCAGTGTTGTTTGGGCGGAACAACCTTAAATGCTCTCAAGTTTGCCGCAattccctcttcttcttcttcttctcgctTAGTTTTCAGGTCACTCTCCAAAACCTTCTTCCTCTATCCACATTACAGTCCTCAAAGACCTTCCTTTTCTTTACCCATTAGAGCTTTCTCAACTTCCACTGTTCAAGCCACAAAAGCAACGCAAAATCCCACAGATGAAAAGG TTGTAAAACCTCAATGGAAAGCTGCAATTGACTTCAAATGGATAAGGGATAACAAGGATGTTGTCGCTGTCAACATAAGAAACAGAAACTCCAATGCAAATTTGGAGCTTGTACTCCACCTGTATGACAAAATGCTTACTCTTCAAAAG GAAGTTGAGAGGCTGCGTGGAGAGAGGAATGTGGTGGCAAACAAGATGAAAGGAAAGCTTGAACCATCAGAGCGCCAGAAGCTGATAGAACAAG GAAAGAATCTGAAAGAAGAGCTTCTTAGCTTGGAAGAAGACCTGCTTAAACTCACAGACGAACTTCAGCAGGAAGCTCAATGTATACCGAATTTGACCCATCCAGATGTTCCAATAGGTGGGGAAGATTGTGCAACCATAAGAAAGATG GTTGGTTCCCCGCGAGAGTTTAGCTTCCCTGTAAAGGATCACCAACAACTCGGGAAAGACCTTGATCTTCTTGATTTTGATGCTGCTTCAGTG GTCAGTGGATCAAAGTTCTATTATCTGAAAAATGAAGCAGTCATGTTAGAAATGGCGCTTATTAATTGGACACTATCACAAGTTATGAAAAGTGGCTTTACACCTTTAACAACCCCAGAACTTGTTAGGTCATCTGTTGTTGAAAAATGTGGTTTTCAACCCCGAGGAACAAACACACAG GTCTATTCTATTGAGGGTAGTGACCAGTGTCTCATAGGCACTGCAGAGATTCCAGTTGGGGGAATTCATATGGACTCTATTATTTCAGAATCATTGCTACCCCTAAAGTATGTAGCATTCTCCCATTGCTTCCGTACCGAGGCAGGTGCTGCTGGTGCTGCAACAAG GGGTCTGTATCGAGTTCACCAGTTCAGTAAGGCAGAGATGTTCATCATATGCCGACCAGATGAGAGTGAAAAGTATCTTGAGGAGCTCATCAGAATCGAAGAAGACATGTTCTCGTCACTTGGACTACATTATAA AATCTTGGATATGGCTTCTGGTGATTTAGGCGCTCCTGCTTACCGAAAATATGATATCGAGGCATGGATGCCTGGTTTAGAACGGTTCGGTGAG ATATCGAGCGCATCGAATTGCACAGATTATCAAAGCCGTCGCCTTGGTATCCGATATCGTCCCTCAGAGCCATCAGCAGGGAACACTCCTAAAAAGGGGAAGAGTAACCTTGCTCCACCGCAATTTGTTCACACGTTAAATGCAACAGCCTGTGCTGTACCGCGAATGCTTGTATGCCTGCTTGAGAATTACCAGCAAGAAGACGGGTCTGTCATAATCCCGCCTCCATTGAGGCCATTCATGGGTGGTCTTGAGCTTATTACTCCCAAATCTAGATAA
- the LOC115725008 gene encoding serine--tRNA ligase, chloroplastic/mitochondrial isoform X2, translating to MKGKLEPSERQKLIEQGKNLKEELLSLEEDLLKLTDELQQEAQCIPNLTHPDVPIGGEDCATIRKMVGSPREFSFPVKDHQQLGKDLDLLDFDAASVVSGSKFYYLKNEAVMLEMALINWTLSQVMKSGFTPLTTPELVRSSVVEKCGFQPRGTNTQVYSIEGSDQCLIGTAEIPVGGIHMDSIISESLLPLKYVAFSHCFRTEAGAAGAATRGLYRVHQFSKAEMFIICRPDESEKYLEELIRIEEDMFSSLGLHYKILDMASGDLGAPAYRKYDIEAWMPGLERFGEISSASNCTDYQSRRLGIRYRPSEPSAGNTPKKGKSNLAPPQFVHTLNATACAVPRMLVCLLENYQQEDGSVIIPPPLRPFMGGLELITPKSR from the exons ATGAAAGGAAAGCTTGAACCATCAGAGCGCCAGAAGCTGATAGAACAAG GAAAGAATCTGAAAGAAGAGCTTCTTAGCTTGGAAGAAGACCTGCTTAAACTCACAGACGAACTTCAGCAGGAAGCTCAATGTATACCGAATTTGACCCATCCAGATGTTCCAATAGGTGGGGAAGATTGTGCAACCATAAGAAAGATG GTTGGTTCCCCGCGAGAGTTTAGCTTCCCTGTAAAGGATCACCAACAACTCGGGAAAGACCTTGATCTTCTTGATTTTGATGCTGCTTCAGTG GTCAGTGGATCAAAGTTCTATTATCTGAAAAATGAAGCAGTCATGTTAGAAATGGCGCTTATTAATTGGACACTATCACAAGTTATGAAAAGTGGCTTTACACCTTTAACAACCCCAGAACTTGTTAGGTCATCTGTTGTTGAAAAATGTGGTTTTCAACCCCGAGGAACAAACACACAG GTCTATTCTATTGAGGGTAGTGACCAGTGTCTCATAGGCACTGCAGAGATTCCAGTTGGGGGAATTCATATGGACTCTATTATTTCAGAATCATTGCTACCCCTAAAGTATGTAGCATTCTCCCATTGCTTCCGTACCGAGGCAGGTGCTGCTGGTGCTGCAACAAG GGGTCTGTATCGAGTTCACCAGTTCAGTAAGGCAGAGATGTTCATCATATGCCGACCAGATGAGAGTGAAAAGTATCTTGAGGAGCTCATCAGAATCGAAGAAGACATGTTCTCGTCACTTGGACTACATTATAA AATCTTGGATATGGCTTCTGGTGATTTAGGCGCTCCTGCTTACCGAAAATATGATATCGAGGCATGGATGCCTGGTTTAGAACGGTTCGGTGAG ATATCGAGCGCATCGAATTGCACAGATTATCAAAGCCGTCGCCTTGGTATCCGATATCGTCCCTCAGAGCCATCAGCAGGGAACACTCCTAAAAAGGGGAAGAGTAACCTTGCTCCACCGCAATTTGTTCACACGTTAAATGCAACAGCCTGTGCTGTACCGCGAATGCTTGTATGCCTGCTTGAGAATTACCAGCAAGAAGACGGGTCTGTCATAATCCCGCCTCCATTGAGGCCATTCATGGGTGGTCTTGAGCTTATTACTCCCAAATCTAGATAA
- the LOC115695539 gene encoding receptor-like protein EIX2: MGSYVSTQMIFLLALLCVFISNISGINTFGCMERERQALLKLKQSFQDPTHKLSSWKGQECCQWKGVGCDESSGHVVKLDLRTSSSYFTNYSDNLQANEVSPSLLELQHLNYLDLSGNNFNSSKIPTFFGSMNNLKYLNLSHSSFGGRIPLHFGNLTSLQVLDLQGLFGVSTHTFKWASNLLSLQYLDMNDVNCGNASDFVKVLTKLPSLSHISLSSCDLDINYFGYDPINFTFSSNLKYLDLSKNTHKRSILNYLQNMTSLEVLDLSSTFYDVSSKIPTWLGDFKSLVYLNLASNNYDTFEREGGLLYLINNACSLKLLDLSYNSIGQVLDPHNLNWTKCAKYNLEILNLSGNIMRGPLSSWLEQLESLKNLHLYGNLFHGPIPSSFGKFSFLELLDLSLNELNGSIPESLGRLSSLRKIDLSNNELTGIIPKTMGRLSLLRKLSLSKNQLNGSLPKSLGNLVSLESLDISTNFLEGVVSEDHFANLTRLKELVINSNNFSCKVSSNWIPPFSLNLIHMGSCKVEGSHGFPKWIQTQKEATELNLSNANIIRTFPNWLHSSITYLDLSMNKISGYLPMNIGYTMPYLVTLNLGNNLLNGSIPYSICELESLDNLDLSRNKFSGKMPHCWKESQIVTVINFSYNKLLGTIPSSMGNLFSLKWLHMNNNNLNGELPSTLMNCSELELIDLGDNNFSGPLPTWIGGDSLLMIKILRLHKNMFSGSIPLNFCKLFALQILDLSGNNLSGEIPHCFGNFSGMTIEEDIPEDYANATLEVVSPSYDIEWNKAKVLQVMKGRELEYTQILLLLDNMDLSSNKLVGVIPEELCQLSGLRGLNLSHNHLSSNIPNKIGELKSLESLDLSNNKLFGAIPQSMSNLLSLNKLDLAHNNLSGKIPTGSQLQTLDDPDIYFGNDQLCGLPLRKKCLGDDDGRKTSPTSNAHEDEDYKENRFERIWFYFVVTLGYAVGLWGVIGSLIFKRNWRLAFFGFYENIKDWILVTIQVKMGRFKKSIMKWMWIN, translated from the coding sequence TATCCTCATGGAAAGGTCAAGAATGTTGCCAATGGAAAGGAGTAGGATGCGACGAAAGCTCGGGCCATGTCGTCAAGCTTGATCTCAGAACATCTTCATCATATTTTACAAATTACTCAGACAACTTACAAGCTAATGAGGTGAGCCCTAGTTTGTTGGAGCTTCAACATCTCAACTACTTGGACCTAAGTGGAAACAACTTCAATTCAAGCAAGATTCCCACCTTCTTTGGCTCAATGAACAATCTTAAGTATCTTAATCTTTCTCATTCAAGCTTTGGTGGAAGGATTCCTCTTCATTTTGGAAATCTAACTAGCTTGCAAGTTCTTGATCTTCAAGGTCTTTTCGGTGTTAGTACTCATACTTTCAAGTGGGCTTCAAATCTTTTGTCTCTCCAATACCTTGATATGAATGATGTGAATTGTGGGAATGCATCAGATTTTGTGAAGGTACTTACTAAGCTCCCTTCTTTGTCACACATAAGTTTATCTTCATGTGATTTAGATATAAATTACTTTGGTTATGATCCCATCAATTTCACTTTCTCATCTAATCTCAAATACCTAGACCTTTCTAAGAATACTCATAAAAGATCAATTCTCAATTATCTCCAAAACATGACCTCTCTTGAAGTACTTGATCTTTCATCAACCTTCTATGATGTTAGTTCCAAAATTCCAACTTGGTTAGGTGATTTTAAGAGCCTTGTTTATCTAAACCTTGCATCTAATAACTATGACACCTTTGAAAGAGAAGGTGGCTTGTTGTACCTAATAAACAATGCATGTTCCTTGAAGTTGTTGGATTTGTCATACAACTCAATTGGACAAGTGTTAGACCCTCATAATCTAAATTGGACAAAATGTGCCAAATATAATCTAGAGATATTAAATTTGAGTGGTAACATAATGAGGGGTCCTTTGTCTAGTTGGTTAGAGCAACTAGAATCATTAAAGAATCTTCACCTTTATGGGAATTTATTCCATGGTCCAATACCATCATCATTTGGAAAATTTTCATTTTTGGAATTATTAGATCTATCACTTAACGAGTTAAATGGGTCAATCCCTGAATCTTTAGGAAGATTGTCAAGTTTGAGAAAAATTGATCTTTCCAATAATGAGTTGACTGGGATTATTCCAAAAACAATGGGGAGATTGTCTTTGTTGAGGAAGTTATCTCTTTCTAAAAATCAATTGAATGGAAGCTTACCAAAATCCCTTGGAAATTTAGTATCCCTAGAATCTTTGgatatttcaacaaatttcTTGGAAGGTGTTGTATCTGAAGATCACTTTGCTAACCTTACAAGGTTGAAAGAGTTGGTCATTAATTCCAACAATTTCTCATGCAAAGTTAGTTCAAATTGGATCCCTCCTTTTAGTCTAAACCTCATTCACATGGGTTCTTGCAAAGTTGAAGGGTCTCATGGGTTTCCTAAATGGATTCAAACCCAAAAGGAAGCCACTGAATTGAATCTCTCAAATGCTAATATCATTAGAACATTTCCAAATTGGCTTCATAGTAGTATCACCTACTTGGATCTCTCTATGAACAAAATTAGTGGATACCTTCCAATGAATATTGGTTACACTATGCCTTATTTAGTGACTCTAAATCTTGGCAACAACCTATTAAATGGTTCGATTCCATATTCAATCTGCGAACTAGAATCTTTGGATAATCTGGATCTTTCGCGAAACAAGTTTTCTGGAAAAATGCCTCATTGTTGGAAAGAAAGCCAAATagtaactgttattaatttttcttataacaaGTTGTTAGGCACTATTCCAAGCTCAATGGGGAACCTATTCAGTCTAAAATGGTTGCATATGAACAATAACAATCTCAATGGGGAACTTCCTTCAACCTTGATGAATTGCTCTGAATTAGAGCTTATTGATCTTGGTGATAATAACTTTTCTGGACCTCTACCAACTTGGATTGGAGGAGATAGCCTTTTGATGATAAAGATCTTAAGGTTGCACAAGAATATGTTTAGTGGAAGTATCCCTTTAAACTTTTGCAAGCTTTTTGCATTGCAAATTTTAGATCTTTCGGGTAACAATTTGAGCGGAGAAATTCCTCATTGCTTTGGAAATTTTAGCGGAATGACTATAGAAGAAGATAtacctgaagattatgcaaatgcAACATTGGAAGTTGTTTCTCCAAGCTATGATATAGAATGGAACAAAGCAAAGGTGTTACAAGTGATGAAAGGGAGAGAACTAGAGTATACACAAATACTGTTGCTTCTTGATAATATGGACCTTTCAagcaataagctagttggggTTATTCCAGAAGAGTTATGTCAACTCTCTGGATTACGTGGCTTGAACTTATCTCACAATCATTTGTCAAGCAACATACCTAACAAAATTGGTGAATTGAAATCATTGGAGTCTCTTGACCTTTCAAACAACAAACTTTTTGGTGCAATTCCACAAAGTATGTCAAATTTGTTATCACTAAACAAATTAGACTTGGCTCACAATAATTTGTCAGGTAAAATTCCAACAGGATCTCAACTTCAAACATTGGATGATCCGGACATCTATTTTGGCAATGATCAATTATGTGGATTGCCATTGCGAAAAAAATGCCTTGGCGATGATGATGGAAGAAAAACTTCACCAACAAGCAATGCCCATGAAGATGAAGACTACAAAGAAAATAGGTTTGAAAGAATATGGTTTTACTTTGTGGTAACACTTGGATATGCAGTTGGATTATGGGGAGTAATTGGGAGTTTGATTTTCAAGAGAAATTGGAGGCTTGCTTTTTTTGGGTTTTACGAAAACATCAAGGATTGGATTCTTGTGACAATACAAGTGAAAATGGGAAGATTTAAGAAGAGCATCATGAAGTGGATGTGGATCAACTAA
- the LOC115724452 gene encoding uncharacterized protein LOC115724452 — MSRKIQHYSHNHLLNQLDDIREVYREDIIITCKLCELRIGHNQKCYDCRKGCFYTLHKICAEFPQYLDHVLHPEHGHLMLKKRSIDDTSKCYYCENSFQSQQTLAYICTQCSLHIHTTCALIPIPTLIRDNDNDTKAQYLCHQHPMSLVEHDQSKDQAQCFVCQSIWSGLAYSCSSPGCKNFLHYSCANFQSKIDQHPSHSHHPLILQFSMPQSCNVCCKKDCMLTFRCHNSGCNFNLCTECVVPKISVRCQSHDHSLSFVEKAFYKGICNACQKSYTQWSSECVVPKEVKRTQSILFRCVECDFNLHFLCGPLPSIIKFDYHIHSLTLVDHYITKDDHNEEFYCDICEEERDPYIRIYCCKDCDFAAHIHCLLIEIMKIIKGSGGDSNDVKLMALGECGWTESIDTNDVLHTTLGEFLTNTLTDQDNALLSNPFTFDCSSQDKTDVDQFYKFRTQANYLLFDNQFRSSIEKIYQINHFPSFTSNDFNNFFWELVCYRPKEGLKLDEKYLRQKVVDIKGYKVPLTLAHILNTLLHRYTESDLFGESVWNWTPGIKSVFATTFCMVCDQMCRTNINDITKHVLQDWFFYLNVIAGTRYRNAVRLTKFIDKIMKRFFCFEAMRYEKDIKEKLQGRIADLKAELKKCEEKLDMFNTHISQTLEKIKSPINDALSLKEKTVDQIIGFDELLYSKFESVHFP, encoded by the exons ATGTCTCGTAAAATTCAACATTATAGTCACAACCATCTGTTGAATCAACTTGATGACATACGAGAAGTGTACAGAGAAGACATTATAATCACTTGCAAGTTATGCGAGCTTCGAATCGGCCATAACCAAAAATGCTACGATTGCAGAAAAGGATGTTTCTATACACTTCACAAAATATGCGCTGAGTTTCCACAATACCTTGACCATGTGTTGCACCCTGAACATGGTCATTTGATGCTTAAGAAGAGATCCATAGACGACACTAGTAAGTGTTATTATTGTGAGAATTCCTTCCAAAGCCAACAAACTCTTGCTTACATATGCACTCAATGTTCTCTTCACATACATACCACATGCGCTTTAATTCCTATACCCACCTTGATACGTGACAACGATAATGATACCAAAGCTCAATATCTCTGCCATCAACATCCAATGTCATTGGTCGAGCATGATCAGTCAAAGGATCAAGCTCAATGTTTTGTGTGTCAATCAATTTGGTCCGGTTTAGCCTATTCTTGCTCCTCTCCGGGTTGTAAGAATTTTCTTCATTATTCTTGTGcaaattttcaatccaaaattgATCAACATCCTTCTCATTCACACCATCCTCTAATACTTCAATTCAGTATGCCTCAATCTTGCAATGTATGCTGTAAGAAAGATTGTATGCTTACTTTCAGGTGTCACAACAGTGggtgtaattttaatttgtgtacgGAGTGTGTTGTTCCTAAGATATCTGTGAGATGTCAAAGTCATGATCACTCACTTTCCTTTGTGGAGAAAGCGTTTTACAAAGGTATTTGTAATGCTTGTCAAAAATCGTATACACAATGGAGTAGTGAGTGTGTTGTTCCTAAAGAAGTAAAGCGTACCCAATCCATTTTATTTCGCTGTGTGGAGTGTGATTTTAATCTTCATTTTTTATGTGGTCCATTGCCATCCATCATTAAATTTGATTATCACATACATTCTTTAACTCTTGTTGACCATTACATAACTAAAGATGACCACAATGAGGAATTCTATTGTGACATatgtgaagaagaaagggatCCATACATTCGCATTTATTGTTGTAAAGATTGTGATTTCGCTGCACATATTCATTGTCTACTTATTGAG ATCATGAAGATAATAAAGGGTAGTGGTGGTGATAGCAATGATGTGAAGTTAATGGCGTTGGGAGAGTGTGGATGGACTGAATCAATTGATACAAATGATGTACTACATACCACTCTTGGAGAGTTTCTGACCAACACCTTAACTGATCAAGACAATGCATTGTTGAGTAATCCTTTTACTTTTGATTGTTCATCACAGGACAAGACTGATGTAGATCAATTTTACAAGTTTCGCACACAAGCGAATTATCTTCTATTTGATAATCAGTTTCGATCATCAATTGAAAAGATTTATCAAATCAATCACTTTCCTTCTTTTACTTCAAACGATTTCAACAACTTCTTTTGGGAGCTTGTATGTTATAGACCTAAAGAAGGGTTGAAATTGGATGAGAAGTACTTGAGACAAAAAGTGGTTGATATTAAAGGATACAAAGTACCACTCACACTGGCTCACATCTTAAACACTTTGCTCCACCGATACACAGAATCAGATCTCTTTGGTGAAAGTGTTTGGAATTGGACACCTGGAATAAAGAGCGTCTTTGCTACCACATTTTGTATGGTTTGTGATCAAATGTGCAGAACTAACATCAACGATATCACTAAACATGTTCTTCAGGATTGGTTTTTCTATCTAAATGTCATCGCAGGAACTAGGTACAGAAATGCGGTTAGACTTACGAAATTTATAGACAAGATCATGAAACGTTTTTTCTGTTTTGAAGCAATGAGATATGAAAAAGACATTAAAGAAAAACTACAGGGGAGGATTGCGGACTTAAAAGCTGAGTTGAAGAAATGCGAAGAGAAGCTTGACATGTTCAACACTCATATATCTCAgactttagagaaaataaaaagcCCCATTAATGATGCTTTGAGTTTGAAAGAGAAAACTGTCGAtcaaataattggttttgatgaaCTTCTTTATTCAAAATTTGAATCTGTACATTTTCCTTGA
- the LOC115725006 gene encoding uncharacterized protein LOC115725006 yields the protein MSRCYPYHGPPNANKGEALDELIKLRKDKEEVLKLRTGKCDKTLKRNDLQEKIKKKKRKSNDGHVSKVDDSSDVTQEDGQPISSNYKKRRLDEVESNNVGDKENRKILIRIPNTGFGKHSFKPCRELPLAVSESRIETKGALKQCQELPLAAQVSSKESKQELQNQELPLPLSLQGSNKLESNEAKKLCVRLSPQLLRQRQGSSLAPQTSSREIKKEEAQKLPLKTSRELPLAVQECNKSNRNEAQKLCLKPAREFPLAPQASSREIKSDKAQKLPLKRPRELPLAVQKCNKSKTNEAQKLCLKPSQELPLAPQASNREIKRDEAQKLPLKRSRELPLTVQECNKSKTNEAQKLCLKPARELPLAPQASSRETKTDEAQKLCLKTSQELPLAVQESNKSTRNEAQKLCPKPARKLPLAPQANSREIKKDEAQKLGLKTSQELPLAVQESNKSKKNEAQKLCLKPSQELLKQRQESPLAPHVNNRERKGCEEAQKFFVKPARELPLATQNSNKSKSNEAKKPCLKSARELPLPIQNSNKSKNNEAKTFCHKPAQELPLARQETNKSNSNEPQKLLLQPARELPLARQESNKSNSNEPQKLFLQPARESPLAIQQNNKFKSNDAQKLCLKPSQELIKKPEDLPLPSCGRESKKPQTQKLCTKPAQELPLATQESNKPESNGAQKLDPKPQKRIESKRASLKTSSCVKDDGIQSCAYLYKKLIEDRVLPKIEREHCDFEDEWLIGSKMEKQENRQESIVHEVTNAVLSSSMSCNLWPKAHYLPKADVFALPYRVPF from the exons ATGTCTCGGTGTTATCCTTATCATGGACCTCCGAATGCGAACAAAGGAGAGGCCTTGGACGAGTTGATTAAG CTTCGAAAAGATAAAGAAGAAGTGTTAAAGTTAAGGACAGGAAAATGTGATAAAACATTGAAAAGGAATGATCTTCAGGAGAAgatcaagaagaagaagagaaaaagtaaTGATGGGCATGTTTCTAAGGTAGATGACTCAAGTGATGTTACTCAAGAAGATGGGCAACCAATTAGTAGCAATTACAAGAAGAGGAGATTAGATGAAGTGGAGTCTAATAATGTTGGGGACAAGGAAA ATAGAAAGATTCTTATCCGGATACCCAATACTGGATTTGGGAAACATAGCTTTAAACCCTGCCGGGAATTGCCATTGGCTGTATCGGAGAGCAGAATTGAAACTAAGGGTGCTCTTAAGCAATGCCAAGAGTTGCCATTAGCTGCACAAGTGAGCAGTAAGGAGAGTAAACAAGAGTTACAAAATCAGGAGTTGCCCTTGCCTTTGTCTTTGCAAGGGAGCAATAAATTGGAGAGTAATGAAGCGAAGAAACTCTGTGTTAGACTATCTCCGCAGTTACTTAGACAACGCCAGGGATCATCATTAGCTCCACAAACGAGCAGCAGGGAAATTAAGAAGGAAGAAGCTCAGAAACTGCCTCTTAAAACATCTCGAGAGTTGCCTTTGGCTGTACAAGAGTGCAATAAATCCAACAGGAATGAAGCTCAGAAGCTTTGTCTTAAACCAGCCCGAGAGTTTCCATTAGCTCCACAAGCTAGTAGCAGGGAAATTAAGAGTGACAAAGCTCAGAAACTACCACTTAAAAGGCCTCGAGAGTTGCCTTTGGCTGTACAAAAGTGCAATAAATCTAAGACGAATGAAGCTCAGAAACTCTGCCTTAAACCATCTCAAGAGTTGCCATTAGCTCCACAAGCGAGCAACAGGGAAATTAAGAGGGACGAAGCACAGAAACTACCACTTAAAAGGTCTCGAGAGTTGCCTTTAACTGTACAAGAGTGCAATAAATCCAAGACAAATGAAGCTCAGAAACTCTGCCTCAAACCAGCTCGAGAGTTGCCATTAGCTCCACAAGCGAGCAGCAGAGAAACCAAGACAGATGAAGCTCAGAAGCTCTGCCTTAAAACATCTCAAGAGTTGCCTTTGGCTGTTCAAGAGAGCAATAAATCCACGAGGAATGAAGCTCAGAAACTTTGCCCAAAACCAGCTCGAAAGTTGCCATTAGCTCCGCAAGCGAACAGCAGGGAAATCAAGAAGGATGAAGCTCAGAAGCTCGGCCTTAAAACATCTCAAGAGTTGCCTTTGGCTGTTCAAGAGAGCAATAAATCCAAGAAGAATGAAGCTCAGAAACTGTGCCTTAAACCGTCTCAAGAGTTGCTTAAACAACGGCAAGAGTCTCCATTAGCTCCACATGTAAACAATAGGGAAAGAAAGGGGTGTGAAGAAGCTCAGAAATTCTTCGTTAAACCAGCTCGTGAGTTGCCCTTGGCTACCCAAAATAGCAATAAATCCAAGAGTAATGAAGCTAAAAAACCCTGCCTTAAATCTGCTCGAGAGTTACCCTTGCCTATACAAAATAGCAATAAATCCAAGAATAATGAAGCTAAAACTTTCTGCCATAAACCAGCTCAAGAGTTGCCCTTAGCTAGACAAGAGACCAATAAATCCAATAGTAATGAACCTCAGAAACTCCTCCTTCAACCAGCTCGAGAGTTGCCCTTAGCTAGACAAGAGTCCAATAAATCCAATAGTAATGAACCTCAGAAACTCTTCCTTCAACCAGCTCGAGAGTCGCCTTTGGCAATACAACAGAACAACAAATTCAAGAGCAACGATGCTCAAAAGCTCTGCCTTAAACCTTCTCAAGAGTTGATTAAAAAACCGGAAGACTTGCCATTACCTTCATGTGGAAGGGAAAGCAAGAAGCCCCAAACTCAAAAACTCTGCACAAAACCAGCTCAAGAGTTGCCTTTGGCTACACAAGAGAGCAATAAACCCGAGAGTAATGGAGCTCAGAAACTCGACCCTAAACCACAAAAGAGGATAGAATCCAAAAGGGCCTCCTTGAAAACCAGTTCATGTGTTAAAGATGATGGTATTCAAAGCTGtgcttatttgtataaaaaatTGATTGAGGATAGGGTTCTTCCAAAGATTGAAAGAGAGCATTGTGATTTTGAGGACGAATGGCTCATCGGGTCAAAGATGGAAAAGCAGGAAAATAGACAAGAATCCATAGTACATGAAGTAACAAATGCTGTTTTATCAAGTTCTATGAGCTGCAATTTGTGGCCAAAAGCTCATTACTTACCTAAAGCTGATGTGTTTGCATTGCCTTACAGAGTGCCCTTctaa